From Triticum aestivum cultivar Chinese Spring chromosome 4A, IWGSC CS RefSeq v2.1, whole genome shotgun sequence, a single genomic window includes:
- the LOC123083359 gene encoding chaperone protein ClpB1-like — MSWSSPESMLFVGASAVASAALTWATWTLLDEFKYDKRPSDTNYNELLGVKPLDATASLRTLDAATTDTVIGRNDEIDRLVCILCRRTKNCAALVGAAGVGKTAIVEGLAQRIATGNVPNTLVGARIVEVDMGAMMAGTHWRGMFEQRIKDAIKEAEEAEGKVILFIDEMHMVVGAGEHKGGPVDAPNILKPALARGRIRCVGATTSEEYQKYVHTDAALERRFQKVVIEEPTVHATIAILQGLKHRYQEHHGLKIQDDALVAAAHLAARYITGRKFPDKAIDLMDEACATTKMHADKQTTLEIVVGPGHVARVVSRWTKIPLTTLDQEENEKLIHIAKKLHEHVIGQDEAVNLVAQAVLRSRLGFGQIGQPISAFLFLGPIGVGKTELAKALAEKIFDNEKALIHFDMSEYADSGSVSRLTGGSRSYEEYGQLTEKVKRLPYSVILFDQVDKANASVFKVFHQLLDDAMLTDGKGQVVDFKNTIVIMTSNIGAEHLPSRITGENTIKSGRDLLMNQVKKRFKPELINRLSKVVIFEPLSHNELRKIVKIQMNNVIATVANKGVSVLATDAALDVILSQSHDPVDGARPIRRWVQNHVSTILSDMLVDGEACAGSTISIDAAADDKRGLTFQVLKKQQELADQ, encoded by the exons ATGTCGTGGTCTTCCCCGGAAAGCATGCTCTTCGTCGGAGCATCGGCCGTTGCCAGCGCTGCTCTAACCTGGGCAACGTGGACGTTGCTCGACGAGTTCAAGTACGACAAACGCCCTTCTGACACCAACTACAACGAACTCCTCGGCGTCAAGCCCCTGGACGCCACCGCCAGCCTCAGGACCTTGGACGCCGCCACGACTGATACCGTCATCGGCCGCAACGACGAGATCGACCGCCTCGTCTGCATACTCTGCCGGCGCACCAAAAACTGTGCCGCGCTCGTCGGCGCCGCGGGGGTCGGCAAGACGGCCATCGTTGAGGGCCTCGCACAGCGCATCGCCACCGGGAATGTCCCCAACACGCTTGTCGGCGCACGCATCGTCGAGGTTGACATGGGGGCCATGATGGCCGGGACGCACTGGCGCGGCATGTTTGAGCAGCGCATCAAAGACGCCATCaaggaggcagaggaggcggaAGGCAAGGTCATCTTGTTCATCGACGAGATGCACATGGTCGTCGGCGCCGGCGAGCACAAAGGAGGCCCCGTAGACGCCCCCAACATCCTCAAGCCGGCGCTGGCCCGTGGCCGGATACGTTGCGTGGGCGCGACGACCTCCGAAGAGTATCAAAAATATGTTCACACAGACGCCGCACTTGAGCGGCGGTTCCAGAAGGTTGTCATCGAGGAGCCAACTGTGCATGCGACCATTGCCATCCTTCAGGGGCTGAAGCACAGGTACCAAGAGCACCATGGCTTGAAAATCCAGGATGATGCTCTTGTAGCCGCTGCACATCTGGCTGCCCGCTACATTACTG GCCGCAAATTCCCTGATAAAGCAATTGATCTTATGGATGAGGCATGCGCTACAACAAAGATGCACGCCGACAAACAAACGACCCTGGAAATTGTTGTTGGCCCTGGACATGTAGCACGG GTTGTGAGCCGATGGACTAAAATCCCTCTCACTACACTTGACCAAGAGGAGAACGAGAAGTTGATCCACATTGCGAAAAAATTGCATGAGCATGTTATTGGCCAGGATGAAGCTGTTAATTTGGTTGCGCAAGCAGTCCTACGTTCTAGGCTCGGATTTGGACAAATCGGACAACCGATAAGTGCATTCCTCTTTTTGGGCCCGATTGGCGTCGGAAAGACAGAACTTGCTAAAGCCCTCGCTGAGAAGATATTTGACAACGAGAAGGCATTGATTCACTTTGATATGTCGGAATATGCTGATAGTGGATCTGTGTCACGTCTCACCGGAGGATCTCGAAG CTATGAAGAATATGGACAACTCACCGAGAAAGTCAAGAGGCTCCCATATAGTGTTATCCTTTTCGACCAAGTGGATAAAGCAAATGCCTCGGTATTCAAAGTTTTTCACCAGCTGCTCGACGATGCTATGTTGACCGATGGCAAAGGGCAAGTTGTAGATTTCAAGAACACTATCGTCATTATGACCTCAAATATAGGAGCAGAGCACCTACCATCAAGAATCACGGGCGAAAATACAATCAAATCTGGAAGAGATCTCCTCATGAATCAG GTTAAGAAGCGCTTCAAGCCTGAACTTATCAATAGACTAAGTAAGGTTGTGATATTCGAGCCACTTTCGCACAATGAACTGAGGAAGATTGTGAAAATCCAGATGAACAATGTCATTGCAACAGTAGCTAACAAGGGTGTCTCCGTACTTGCAACTGATGCGGCCCTAGACGTCATTCTGTCACAATCACATGACCCG GTGGATGGCGCAAGGCCCATTAGAAGGTGGGTGCAGAATCACGTGAGCACGATTCTCTCGGACATGCTGGTCGACGGAGAAGCCTGTGCAGGATCGACAATCTCCATTGATGCTGCCGCTGACGATAAGAGGGGGCTAACGTTCCAAGTGCTGAAGAAGCAGCAGGAGTTGGCAGATCAATGA